Proteins encoded in a region of the Phoenix dactylifera cultivar Barhee BC4 chromosome 3, palm_55x_up_171113_PBpolish2nd_filt_p, whole genome shotgun sequence genome:
- the LOC103717880 gene encoding probable serine/threonine-protein kinase PBL8 codes for MGNCGTREENAVVAAHAQVQQLQMFQLPAKNALPEKKHHRSFSDMSEPSTPRNVEDARNIAIYTNVIAFTLFELETITKSFRPDYVLGEGGFGTVYKGYIDENVRVGLKSLPVAVKVLNKDGHQGHREWLTEVNFLGQLRHPNLVKLIGYCCEHDHRLLVYEFMFRGSLENHLFRKTAAPLSWATRMSIALGAAQGLAFLHNAERPVIYRDFKTSNILLDSDYTAKLSDFGLAKAGPQGDDTHVSTRVMGTYGYAAPEYVMTGHLTARSDVYSFGVVLLELLTGQRSVDKTRPCKEHSLVDWARPKLNDKRKMLQIIDPRLEGQYSVRAAQKACSLAYYCLSQNPKARPLMSDVVETLEPLQSSSGSKVSGHAPVSDGLPDYRMHRRITGNGVGCRASPSPKCSPSPVAACRVR; via the exons ATGGGCAACTGCGGAACCCGGGAGGAGAATGCCGTCGTCGCTGCTCACGCCCAAG TTCAGCAGCTCCAGATGTTCCAACTTCCTGCTAAGAATGCACTTCCTGAGAAGAAGCACCACCGCTCTTTCTCGGACATGAGCGAACCTTCAACCCCTCGAAACGTCGAAGATGCAAGGAATATTGCAATATACACCAATGTGATTGCCTTCACTTTGTTTGAGCTTGAGACAATCACAAAGAGCTTCCGTCCAGACTACGTTCTTGGTGAAGGAGGATTTGGGACTGTCTACAAGGGATACATAGATGAGAATGTGAGGGTCGGTCTCAAATCCCTTCCTGTTGCCGTCAAGGTCCTCAATAAAGATGGTCATCAAGGGCATAGAGAATGGCTT ACAGAGGTTAATTTCTTAGGACAGCTCAGGCATCCTAATCTAGTGAAGTTGATTGGATATTGCTGCGAGCATGATCACAGGCTGCTTGTCTATGAGTTTATGTTCCGGGGGAGCCTTGAGAATCACTTATTTCGAA AGACAGCTGCTCCAttatcttgggcaacaagaaTGTCAATTGCTCTTGGTGCTGCTCAAGGGCTAGCTTTCCTTCACAATGCGGAAAGGCCTGTCATTTACCGAGATTTTAAGACATCAAATATTTTGTTGGACTCT GATTATACAGCGAAGCTTTCTGATTTTGGCCTTGCAAAAGCTGGACCACAGGGTGATGACACCCATGTGTCAACACGGGTAATGGGAACCTATGGATATGCTGCTCCTGAATATGTAATGACTG GTCACTTGACAGCTAGGAGTGATGTCTACAGCTTTGGGGTTGTCCTTCTCGAGCTCTTAACAGGACAGCGGTCTGTGGACAAGACCCGTCCCTGCAAGGAGCATAGCTTGGTTGACTGGGCTCGCCCCAAGCTTAATGACAAGAGAAAGATGCTGCAGATCATTGACCCCAGGTTGGAGGGTCAGTATTCAGTGCGAGCTGCCCAGAAGGCCTGTAGCCTGGCATATTACTGCTTGAGCCAAAACCCAAAAGCAAGGCCCCTTATGAGTGATGTTGTGGAGACTCTTGAGCCCCTTCAGAGCAGCAGCGGGAGCAAGGTTTCAGGTCATGCCCCAGTGAGCGATGGCCTTCCTGACTACCGGATGCACCGCAGGATCACGGGGAATGGTGTTGGATGTAGAGCAAGTCCTAGCCCAAAATGTTCCCCCAGTCCTGTGGCAGCATGCAGGGTGAGGTGA